Genomic DNA from Methanofollis sp. W23:
GAGAAGCGATCTCCTGCAATGACAAAGAGGGAGTCGGGTTTACTTCGATGTATCGCCGTTGAATTTTGCCTGTAATTCTGTGCGGAAGGATTCGAAGTCGAGTTCGTCGAGCTGGTCGGCCAGGTGCCGCCCGCTCCACGCCTTCCGGTAGATCCAGGTGACCACCTGTTCGATGACCGCAACGACCTCGTCCTCGCTCTCGACGGTGATGAGTTCTCGGCCAGGGTTGGGGTGCCGCCCGCGCCGTCCGCCGATAGTGATAAGGTAGTGACGGTACTCTGACTTCAGGAGGTCGAAAGGACACGAATAGATACAGATCCCACACTGGACACATTTTTCAGGGATCAGTTCTGAGATCCCGTTCTTGATGATGATCGCGGCTTCTTTGCAGTACCTGGCACAGGTCCCGCACCCGGTGCACATCCCTTCGATCCTGAGCGGGCGGATCCGTCCGACGATCCCGATCTCGTTGAGGACCGGGCTTGTGCAGGCGTTGGGACATCCTGAGAGGGAGATGCGCACCCTGATCGGCATCTCGCGTCCGAAGACCTTCTCGTCGATCCGTTTTGCCAGACCATAGGTCTCGATATTGGAGTATTTGCACCCCTCGGTACCCGGGCAGGCGATGATATTGACGATCTCGTCATACTCTGATCCCAGAGGGGTCCCGTTCTCCTTCAGGTCATGGGCGACCTCTTCCAGGTGGTCGGGGTCGATGTGCGGGATCTCCACGGTCTGGCGGGTAGTGAGGTGGACCTCTCCGTCACTGTATTTTTTTGCGATCTTACCGATACCGGCGAGTTTCTCGGCATCCAGAACTCCTGCCGGGATCCTGAGTCGCACCGCGCAGAAATCAGGGTTGCGTTCGGTGATCACGCCGCCCCTTTTGTATATCGGTTGATTTCTGGTCATCTTGAATAGGTCAGATGAGGAGCATAAATAGGTGTGTATGCCCTTCATAGGGCAAGGGCAAGGGCGACGGCCGCACGTGTGATCTCATTGGACGCCCCTGCGACATCGCCGTTAACTCCTCCGAAAAGATGGGTAGCCAGGCAGACGAGGAGGACCGCAACGAGAGCGGTCACGAGGAGTGCTCTGCCGATGAGGGCCGGGCCGAGGGGGAGGAGGAAGAGGGGGAGGACCAGGAGAAGGGCGTAGATGACAAAGCGTTTCTTTGCAAAGCTATGGAGATAGGCGTGGATCCCGTCGTGGAAAGGAGCGCCGAGCGTGGTGATCCAGGCCATCGCAAGTTTTGCGCAGACCTCTGCGGTGAGGACGACAAAGGGGACCGACCAGGCGGCGGAAAGTCCTTCGACCGCGATGAGGGTGGTGAGGAGTCCACATGCTACTCCTCCCGCGCCGATCTGCCGGTCGGTGAGGGCGGTGACCCGTTTCTCTCGGCTCCCATGGGCCATCAGGCCGTCGCCGAGGTCGAGGAGGCCGTCGAAGTGGTTGGCTCCTGAGACGATGATCGCGGTGGCAATGGCGGCAACCGCGGCGACGGCGGCATGATTTCCAAGGAGAAACGCGACGCCTGCGGCAATCCCGCCGATCACATACCCCGCGAGGGGGTAGAGCCAGGTGTACCTGGCAAAGGCGTCGAAGTCTGCGGGTCGTCCGAGGGGGAGGATGGTGCAGAACTGGAGGAGTGCCCTGAGGGCGTCAAGAGCCATTTAGTGTACTGGGTTTGAAGTATGATACAATAAGACATGTGATTTTTCTGGGTTCTGGAGAAGTGGGCAGGAAGCGGGAGTATGTCTCACGCATATGGGATGATAATTTTCGTTGCTGGATCATTCTTTTTCAAGAATGAAGAACCGGTGGGAACCTTGTTCCATCGCCGGCCCCACCTCTCTTCGTCGTGGGGGGTCCGGGGGGCATTCGCCCCCCGGTGCGAGATTCCAGGGAAGATGTTGCGATTGAGGGCGGCACGCCTGATCGACGTGCCTTCCCTCATGTTTGTGCCGGGGGCTCTGCCCCCGGACCCCCGGGACCACGATGAGAACGGGAAGGCAGAATAGATGACCATGACGGAGGGGGTACCGTCCTCGACCCATCGTGGTGCGGGGGCGGGGGGCGGCTAGCCCCACGCTAGAGAGTTCCATCCTGAGGGTTTCTCCAGGCCAAAAAACCATGAAGACAGGATGCAATCCTCAGCCAATCTTCATCGCCGGGGGTCAGGAAGTGCACCCCCGGTGCGGTCGATGAACTGGTATGAAAAGGAATATTTCTACAACGCTGGCCTACTCTCCATCTCCAGGAGCGAAACTCTCACTGTACAGCCGCGAGGTGTTCCCGGCGATGAGCCCGGCGACGGCGTCGTCAAGGAACGGTCCGAGTTCACCAAGGATGCCTGGTTTGTTCTGGTCATAGCGGGTGAACTCGAAACGGGCATAGGTGCCCCCGATGATCTCGGCGATGGCCATCCCGATGATCTCGTCGGAGAGAAGAAAGACAGGATCGTCGGCGATCTCGGAGTCGTTCCGGTTCTCATAGAGTTCTTCTTCGAGGAGAATGGCGCCGAGGAGGAGAGAGGAAACGTTCGGGTCCTGGTATGACGTCAGGATCTTCTTCTCAAGGCGTCCCCTCGCCTCGTCGGGGCTCATCCCGTGGGAGACATAGAGCCCCATCCCGGCGTCGACAATGGCTTCGGTGGTGATCCCTTTTGTTTTGAGCCGCGCTTCGATCTCAAACATAGGAGAATTTTTGGTCAGGCTCAATATATACATTAATATGACATTTCTCTCAGAGTCTCCTTCTATTGAGTATTCACGACCGCTCTTTGCAAGTGTCCTTGGAAATACTGCACTCTCGATGGTGCCCGGGGTGTCGGGTGCGGGGCCGTCCCCGAAAAAGACGGTCTACACCCCGATCCTCGACGCCGAGATGATCACCACCGGGGCGATCACCTCGATGCCGCTCAAACCCAACACCCCGACCGGGTGCCCGACGCCGGCGGTGATCACCAGGGCGATGACGGCGCTCACCGGGATCGACCCGGTCTTTGTGAATGCCGGACTTTTCAACCTTCCGACGGTGCCATGCGTCGATGTCTATGGGGCACCGGGCGGCGACCCGCGCGAGGGCGACGCCGTCCCTGCGGCCGGAGATCTTCTTTTGGCCGGCGAGCGGGTCGGCCGCCTCCTCTCCAGGTGCGCCGACTTCCTGGTGCTCGGGGAGTGTGTGCCTGGCGGGACGACGACTGCCCTCTGTGTCCTGCGTGCCCTCGGATACGAGGCCAGGGTCTCGAGCAGTTTTGTCGAGAACCCCGTGCACCTGAAGGAGGAGATCTGTAGATCTGTGGTAGACCGGGTAGAGCGTGAAGGGGTGACCGACGCCCTTGACGTGGTGCGGATCGGGGGTGACCCCATGATGCCGGTGGCCGCGGGGATCGCGAGTACCTTTGAAGGCACGCTCGTCTTTGCCGGAGGCACCCAGATGCTTGCCGTCGATGCCGTGCTCAAGGGGCTTGGCAGGCAGATGGTCCCGCTTGCCACGACCGAGTATGTGCGCACCGATGCCTCGGCAAACTTCGAGGAGGCCGTGGCCGCAGTGGGGGCGAAGGCCTATTATGTGGACCCGGACTTTGGGACCATCGGCGACGCGGGGATCGGCAGGTACTGCGAGGGCGAGGTGAAGGAAGGGATGGGTGCTGGCGGCGCCATGTTCCTTGCCCGCGTGATGGGATACTCGGAAGAGGAGATCAGGGCGGCCATCCTCTCCACGGTCATATCATTCAGATAATGCACCGGTCGTGTAGGGTCCTTATCGGGTTTGCACCCCCGGGCCCTCAACACACGATAAGAGGGGGGAACAGCGGCACCCTCGTCATGGTCGACAGTGTGCCTTCCTGGCATAGGTGAGGGGTATTCCTCCAGAAGAAGAGTTATCCTGGCCCTTTCTTCGCTCAGGAGGAGTTCGTGCTTCACCTGACCATGAGGAGATCTCCAGGACCAGCGCACCGCGGCCCAGATTCCCTATAAAAAAGGCTATACCCTCACCCACCCATACCTTTCTGATGCGTCCCATTTTTGTCGTGAACAACCATGGGCAGTTCAACCACCTCATCCACCGTAAACTGCGGGATATGGAGATCGAGGTGGCGATGGTCCCGAACACCACCCCGCCCGAAGAGGTCGCCGCGGGGTGCCGGGGGATCATCCTGGGCGGCGGCCCCTCGCTTGAGCGGGCCGGGAACTGTGCCAAGTACCTCGACCTGGGCCTGCCGGTGCTTGGGGTCTGTCTTGGTCTCCATATCATCGCGACCGCACGGGGCGGCGCCGTCGGGCCTGGCGCCCATGGCGGGTATGGCGGTGTCAATGTCGAGATCACAGGGGAAAGCGAGATCCTCACCGGGTATCCTGGGCAGATCCAGGTCTGGGCCTCCCATGCCGACGAGGTAAAAGAGGTGCCTGCGGGTTTCACCGTCTATGCACACTCTGATATCTGTCCGGTCGAGGCGATGGGGTCGGCGGAAGACCGGATCTATGGGGTCCAGTGGCACCCTGAGGTGAGTCATACCGAGGACGGAGACCTGCTCTTCAGGAACTTTGAGCGTATATGCGAGGAGTAGACGAACTCGCCGTGGAGATCAAGGAGGTGGGCTTCCAGTGCACGCGCTGCGGGGCCTGCTGCAGCGAGATCTCGGAGGGCTCGAACCTGGTCATCGTCTCCCCTGGCGAGGTGCGGCAGGTGGCGAAGGCTGCAGGTCTTCCCCGCGACGAGGTTGCAGAGCCGTACCCGGAGTTCCTTGAGGGTTCTGAAGGCTCATGGTATACCTTTGACTGGTGCCTTAGCCGTGAGGGGGGGCACTGCCGGTTCTTGGACGGCGAAAAGTGCCGGGTGTATGCCGCTCGCCCCTGGATCTGCCGGACCTATCCGTTCATGCTGGAGGACGACCGCCTCATTGTCTCTGAGTGTCCGGGGATCGGGGGGGCAATGACGATGGAAGAGGGGCGTGCCATTGCCCGCGCACTCCTTGCGCGGCAGGCAGCCGAAGTGGCCGAGGAGGAGGGGATCAGACGCGTCCTCTCCACGACTTCTCCCCCGTCAGGGGAGAGTGTGGTCGTCGACAGCGAGGGGGTGTGGCCGGTCCATGGGTGAGATCAGACTGGTCGGCACGGCCCATGTCTCTGAGAAGAGCATCGCCGAGGTGCGCGCCGCGATCGAGGAGTTCGAGCCCGACATCGTCGGGGTGGAACTCGACGCCGGGCGCTACCAGGCTCTCAGGAACGGGGCGCCGCCCCCGAAGGTCGACGAGGTGCTGAAAGGCGGGAACTTCTCCCAGTTCCTCTTCCAGTGGACGCTTGCCTATCTCCAGCGAAAGATCGGGATGGACGTCGGCGTCGAACCAGGTGCCGAGATGATGGCGGCCATCGACGAGGTGGAGAGCCGCGGCCTGCCCCTGGGCCTCATCGACCGCGACATCAGGATCACTCTCTCCAGGTTCTGGGAAGGGATGAGCCTCTGGGAGAAGATAAAGATGCTCTACGCCCTTGCAGTCTCGGTCTCGGGAGGAGCGGACGAGAAGGTCGACATCGACGCCCTGACCAGACAGGACGTCGTCTCGATGGCCCTGGAGGAGTTCAGGAACTTCTCGCCGAACGGGGCCAGGGCCCTCATCGACGAGCGCGACGCCTTCATCGCCCGCCGGGTCCTGGAACTCTCGACCAGGTACGAGAAGGTGCTGGCCGTGGTCGGTGCCGGGCATGTGCGGGGGGTGGGGCGCTACCTCTCTTCGCCAGACCTCCTTCCGCCTGAGGCGGCACTCACTGCTGCCCCCAAGAAGCGCTATCCCTGGGGAAAGATCATCGGCGTCCTGGTCATCGCCCTCTTTGCCCTCCTCCTCATCTCAATCGCCTTTGCGGGGGTTGGGATCGAGGTGCTTGCCTGGGCGGTGCTGTACTGGGTGGTGATCAATGGGGTGCTCGCCGCCGGGTGCACCATCGCCGCCGGGGGCCACCCGCTCTCTGCCCTCACGGCCTTTGGGGTGGCATGGATGACTTCTCTCAACCCCCTGATGGCTGCCGGGTGGTTTGCCGCCATCGTGGAGGCGAAGGTCAGGAAACCCTCGGCCGCCGACTTTCAGCAGATCATGGATGCCGAGACTTTCACTGAGATGCGGAAGGTGCCGATCTTCAGGGTGGTGCTCGTCGCCGCTCTGGCAAATGTCGGGTCGACCATCGGGACGTTTGCATACTTCCTCTTCATCGCCCCGATCCTCGGGATCGATCCCACGGTGATCATCCCGCAGGGCTTTGGGAACTTTGTGGAGTGGCTGGGGGGGCTGCTTCACCTCTGAATTTTCGACTCTGTAGAAACTATCCTGATGGTTCTTTTCGCCAGAGGGCGTGCCGTTCGAAGACCTGCAGGTCTTCTCAAGTTCGCTCCGCTCACCCCTCCCAAACCCCCCGCACGAAGATAGGGGGAGGACGGCTGAATCATGCTTGAGCCAAGAAAAGGTGAGGTTTTCTACAGAGCCGAATTTTCTTTTATAGGCTCTGGCCCTTGTAGAAGACCGTACCAATTCCTGGTTGAGCGCGACTCCCTCATCTATCATTTTCATCGATCGCGCCGGGGGCTCTCTCGAAGATCAAAGATCTTCTCAAGCTTGTTATTACTCGCATCCCCCAGACCCCTGTGATGACGATGAAGTCTGAGGGCATGGTAGATGAACATGAAGAGGGGGTTATCTCCTCCCCCACAAACGATAGGGGTAAAGGTTGTTGGATCGCCTTTATGATGATCATGTGTTCTATCGCTTGAATGTCCCACGATATCGTTCAGGTGCTGAATGAGGGTGTTGCCGTCCTTCTCTCTCTTCGCGCGGCGGGTCCGGGGACGAGAATCCCGACGTAAGATTAAGGGAGAGTTCGGCTCTGTAGAATTCCTCTTGATGGCTATCTCTGCGGGGGCCTGGCTGCCTCTCGACCCCCCCCGGCGAGCGAGAGGTGTCGGAGGCATCTCTCTCATCGGGTCCATTGATTTTGCCTTCCCAGCCCTATCTTCATCCCGGGGATCCGGGGGCAACGCTCCCCCCGCTGAAGAGACCGGACGGCGAGCGACACGCATTCTCCCCACAAGAGGGGAGGCTCTCTACAGAGCCGAATGGATGGTCATAAAGGGGGTATGCCGTTCATCACCTCTCTTCAAGCCCGTTTCCTGACAGGAAATCCATCCCGAGGAGTTCTTCCACAAACCCCAACAAACCCCTTCTTTCTTCGCAAAGATTATCCATTTTCACTCCCTAGTGAGGAACATGTATCTTGGTCCGAATCTTGGGCTTACCATCCTTAAGACGCGTCATTCTATCCGGAAGTACAAGGACGACCCCATCGAGGAGAAGATCATCAAAAATGCCCTCGAATGTGCTCATCTTGCTCCGACCGCCAGGAACGAACAGCCCTGGCTCTTCGGGGTGGTGAAGGAGAAGGAGACCCTCGAAAAGATCGCCGACCTCGCCGACCACGGGAGATTCATCAAGGATGCCCCGATCTGTTTTGCAGTCTTTGGCAAGAGGGACGCAGAGTACTATCTTGAGGACTGCTCTGCGGCTACGGTCCAACTTATCCTTGGACTCTGGGCCTATGGCGTGGGTTCGTGCTGGGTGGCGGGCGAGAAGAAGGAGTATGCCGAGGCAGTCCGCGAACTCCTTGACGTCCCGGAGGAGTACACTCTTGTCTCTCTCCTCCCGGCCGGGTATCCGATGGATGTGAAGATCGCCGATAAGAAGATTCTTGATGACATCGTCTTTGAGGAGAAGTATTCGCAGGAGTGAGTTCTGGGTTTCCCGTCCCTTTTTTTGTTTTTATTTCTTTGGATCCGCTCATATCATAGAGTATCGGTGATTAGACCTGGGGACTTCTTGTATCTCCAGGCAAAGACGTGGCCCAACCGCCTTCCCTCGTGTTCGCGCCGGGGGCTCTCGAAACATTTCTTGTTTCTCAAAATCGCTGTCGCTCGTTTCCACCTGGATGACGAAGGATGAGAAGGCAGAATAGACGAACATGAGGGGGTTGCTGTCCCTTCTTCTCTCCTGATGCGGAGGGTATGGGGGGACGACAGGAAGAAATCGAGAAGATCTTTGGGCTCTGTAGGATTCCTCTGGATGATATTCTCAATATCGCTGTCGCTCGCACCTCCCCCCGGACCCTCGCCACACGATAGGCGGTGGACGGCAATCCCCTTTTCATATCCGTCGATTATGCCTTCCCAGGCTTATCTTGCTCCCTGGGGTCCGGGGGCAGCGCCCCCGGCAAGAGACTATGGGAAGGGGGGTGAGTCACGCGTGCACCCATAATGGGTGAGGATCTCTACAAAACTGTATTCTAATACTCGTTTCCCCCTGTTCCTCTGGATGACAATAGGGTCAGAAGGATTGAGGGAACAACCTGAGACCTGGCATGCGGTCCGCTCCTTTCTCTGTGTGAGTCCGGGGCGGGGAGACCCCTCAGGATATCACTGTGCCTTCCTATCCCTCACTTCCCCCAGGAGCCCGGGGGACAGCGTCCAGGTGCGAGCATGCAGGAAGGCGACTACGCCGCTGAACAAATGTTAATTAGTCTGTGCAAGTGAATTTTACATACATGGATAAGGGACTTCGAGGCGGACCGACGCAGGACGAAGTGGCAGCGGTCGCCCTCTGGCACCTGAGGCTTGCGCCTGGATGTGCCTTTGCAGATGTCGGGTGCGGGACCGGGACAATCGCTGTGGCCGCGGCCAGGACCGCTGGTCGGGTGGTTGCCATCGACCGTCGGCCCGAGGCGGCGGCCTGCACAAGAGAGGCGGCGGAGACGGCAGGTGTCGAGAACATCGAGACAGTCTGCGGCGAGGCCGCCGAGGTCCTTGAGGGGTGCGGTCCCCTTGACGCCGCCTTTGTCGGGGGGTCGCAAGACCTTGAACGCGTGCTCGGCGTGCTTGCCGGGGAGGTGCACGGCCGGGTGGTTGTCGACTGCGTCCTCCTCGAAACGCTCCACCGGGCAGTGGACACGATGCAGGCTCTCGGGATCTTCAAGGAGGTCATCTCCCTCCAGGTGGCACACTCTCACGCCCTCGGGCAGGGGATGATGATGCGCCCGGCCAACCCTGTCTGGCTTGTCATCGGGGAGGTGGCCTGATGCTGGTCGGCGTCGGGATCGGCCCTGGCGACCCTGAACTCCTGACCGTCAAGGCCGTGCGTCTGATCCAGGAGGCCGAGGTGGTCTATGTCCCGGGCCGGGTGGCCGCCAGGATCATCGCCCCGTACCGCACCGATGTCGAGGTTCTCTCCTTCCCCATGACCGGGGACGAGGTCGAGATCGCACGGTGCATGGAGAAGAACGCCGATACCGTGGCGGGACCGGCGGCGAACGGGCTCTGCGTCTTCTGCATCCTCGGCGACCCGAACTTCTACGGGACCTTTGGGAGGCTCTCGGCCGTCCTCGCCGAACGTCACCCCGCGGTCAGGTGCGCGACCGTCCCAGGCATCAGCGCGATCACCGCCTTTGCCTCGGTCGCGGACGTCCCGGTCTCAGGCGGGATCGGGGTGAGCGACGGGTCTGAGGAAGAGAGCCGTCTCCTCCTCAAGGTGACGCACCCCAAGGAGACGGCCGCACGTCTCCGTGCCGAGGGGTTCACCGACTTTGTCCTGGTGGAGCGGATGTATATGGACGGCGAACAGGTCTATCAGGGCGATGAACTCCCTGAGAAGAGCAGTTATTTTAGTGTACTCTTTGCGAGGCGGTGACGATGGAAAAGATCTATTTTGTCGGGGCCGGGCCCGGGAACCCGGACCTGATCACGGTGAAGGGAAACGCCCTCCTGATGCAGGCCGATGTCCTCATCTATGCAGGGTCGCTCGTGAACCCGGCGCTGGTCGAGAGGTCG
This window encodes:
- the cobT gene encoding nicotinate mononucleotide-dependent phosphoribosyltransferase CobT, giving the protein MTFLSESPSIEYSRPLFASVLGNTALSMVPGVSGAGPSPKKTVYTPILDAEMITTGAITSMPLKPNTPTGCPTPAVITRAMTALTGIDPVFVNAGLFNLPTVPCVDVYGAPGGDPREGDAVPAAGDLLLAGERVGRLLSRCADFLVLGECVPGGTTTALCVLRALGYEARVSSSFVENPVHLKEEICRSVVDRVEREGVTDALDVVRIGGDPMMPVAAGIASTFEGTLVFAGGTQMLAVDAVLKGLGRQMVPLATTEYVRTDASANFEEAVAAVGAKAYYVDPDFGTIGDAGIGRYCEGEVKEGMGAGGAMFLARVMGYSEEEIRAAILSTVISFR
- a CDS encoding GMP synthase subunit A, whose amino-acid sequence is MRPIFVVNNHGQFNHLIHRKLRDMEIEVAMVPNTTPPEEVAAGCRGIILGGGPSLERAGNCAKYLDLGLPVLGVCLGLHIIATARGGAVGPGAHGGYGGVNVEITGESEILTGYPGQIQVWASHADEVKEVPAGFTVYAHSDICPVEAMGSAEDRIYGVQWHPEVSHTEDGDLLFRNFERICEE
- a CDS encoding 4Fe-4S binding protein; the encoded protein is MTRNQPIYKRGGVITERNPDFCAVRLRIPAGVLDAEKLAGIGKIAKKYSDGEVHLTTRQTVEIPHIDPDHLEEVAHDLKENGTPLGSEYDEIVNIIACPGTEGCKYSNIETYGLAKRIDEKVFGREMPIRVRISLSGCPNACTSPVLNEIGIVGRIRPLRIEGMCTGCGTCARYCKEAAIIIKNGISELIPEKCVQCGICIYSCPFDLLKSEYRHYLITIGGRRGRHPNPGRELITVESEDEVVAVIEQVVTWIYRKAWSGRHLADQLDELDFESFRTELQAKFNGDTSK
- the cobS gene encoding adenosylcobinamide-GDP ribazoletransferase yields the protein MALDALRALLQFCTILPLGRPADFDAFARYTWLYPLAGYVIGGIAAGVAFLLGNHAAVAAVAAIATAIIVSGANHFDGLLDLGDGLMAHGSREKRVTALTDRQIGAGGVACGLLTTLIAVEGLSAAWSVPFVVLTAEVCAKLAMAWITTLGAPFHDGIHAYLHSFAKKRFVIYALLLVLPLFLLPLGPALIGRALLVTALVAVLLVCLATHLFGGVNGDVAGASNEITRAAVALALAL
- a CDS encoding cobalt-factor II C(20)-methyltransferase translates to MLVGVGIGPGDPELLTVKAVRLIQEAEVVYVPGRVAARIIAPYRTDVEVLSFPMTGDEVEIARCMEKNADTVAGPAANGLCVFCILGDPNFYGTFGRLSAVLAERHPAVRCATVPGISAITAFASVADVPVSGGIGVSDGSEEESRLLLKVTHPKETAARLRAEGFTDFVLVERMYMDGEQVYQGDELPEKSSYFSVLFARR
- a CDS encoding TraB/GumN family protein, which encodes MGEIRLVGTAHVSEKSIAEVRAAIEEFEPDIVGVELDAGRYQALRNGAPPPKVDEVLKGGNFSQFLFQWTLAYLQRKIGMDVGVEPGAEMMAAIDEVESRGLPLGLIDRDIRITLSRFWEGMSLWEKIKMLYALAVSVSGGADEKVDIDALTRQDVVSMALEEFRNFSPNGARALIDERDAFIARRVLELSTRYEKVLAVVGAGHVRGVGRYLSSPDLLPPEAALTAAPKKRYPWGKIIGVLVIALFALLLISIAFAGVGIEVLAWAVLYWVVINGVLAAGCTIAAGGHPLSALTAFGVAWMTSLNPLMAAGWFAAIVEAKVRKPSAADFQQIMDAETFTEMRKVPIFRVVLVAALANVGSTIGTFAYFLFIAPILGIDPTVIIPQGFGNFVEWLGGLLHL
- the cbiT gene encoding precorrin-6Y C5,15-methyltransferase (decarboxylating) subunit CbiT; the protein is MDKGLRGGPTQDEVAAVALWHLRLAPGCAFADVGCGTGTIAVAAARTAGRVVAIDRRPEAAACTREAAETAGVENIETVCGEAAEVLEGCGPLDAAFVGGSQDLERVLGVLAGEVHGRVVVDCVLLETLHRAVDTMQALGIFKEVISLQVAHSHALGQGMMMRPANPVWLVIGEVA
- a CDS encoding YkgJ family cysteine cluster protein, with the protein product MRGVDELAVEIKEVGFQCTRCGACCSEISEGSNLVIVSPGEVRQVAKAAGLPRDEVAEPYPEFLEGSEGSWYTFDWCLSREGGHCRFLDGEKCRVYAARPWICRTYPFMLEDDRLIVSECPGIGGAMTMEEGRAIARALLARQAAEVAEEEGIRRVLSTTSPPSGESVVVDSEGVWPVHG
- a CDS encoding nitroreductase family protein; translation: MYLGPNLGLTILKTRHSIRKYKDDPIEEKIIKNALECAHLAPTARNEQPWLFGVVKEKETLEKIADLADHGRFIKDAPICFAVFGKRDAEYYLEDCSAATVQLILGLWAYGVGSCWVAGEKKEYAEAVRELLDVPEEYTLVSLLPAGYPMDVKIADKKILDDIVFEEKYSQE
- a CDS encoding phosphatidylglycerophosphatase A, which encodes MFEIEARLKTKGITTEAIVDAGMGLYVSHGMSPDEARGRLEKKILTSYQDPNVSSLLLGAILLEEELYENRNDSEIADDPVFLLSDEIIGMAIAEIIGGTYARFEFTRYDQNKPGILGELGPFLDDAVAGLIAGNTSRLYSESFAPGDGE